The following are from one region of the Cytobacillus firmus genome:
- a CDS encoding YojF family protein, whose amino-acid sequence MEPAVMEHVQKEIDRLAGKEVFIHLETTNGAYASHFDETFFSSGAYIRNAQLVYEHGKVTGKGPYRVGLKMNFGWVYAEGITHFEVDEENRLLLAGHDFSGKLAVALQISETPFE is encoded by the coding sequence ATGGAACCAGCAGTAATGGAACATGTGCAAAAAGAGATCGACCGTCTTGCCGGGAAAGAGGTCTTTATTCATCTGGAAACAACAAACGGGGCATACGCTTCCCATTTTGATGAAACCTTCTTTTCTTCAGGCGCCTATATCCGCAATGCCCAATTGGTTTATGAACATGGAAAGGTCACCGGCAAGGGCCCTTACCGGGTTGGATTGAAAATGAATTTTGGCTGGGTGTATGCTGAAGGAATTACCCACTTTGAAGTGGATGAAGAGAACAGGCTCCTTTTAGCCGGCCATGATTTCAGCGGCAAGCTGGCAGTCGCCCTGCAAATTAGTGAAACTCCTTTTGAATAA
- the pdxK gene encoding pyridoxine/pyridoxal/pyridoxamine kinase, with the protein MTMKKVMTIAGSDTSGGAGIQADLKTFQELGVYGMTALTTIVTMDPKNNWSHNVFPISTDILETQIETIISTGIDAMKTGMLGSEEVIKIAAKTIKENSLDHVVIDPVMVCKGEDEPIHPELNEALRDLLVPLATVVTPNLFEAWQLAKTGPIKTVEDMKEAAVKIHELGAKYVLIKGGSKLQHEKAVDLLYDGQEFTLYESERVETTYTHGAGCTYSSAITAEIAKGKPVKEAVQTAKDFITAAINHGFQLNEYVGPTMPGAYRKYGAGRTESE; encoded by the coding sequence ATGACAATGAAAAAAGTAATGACCATCGCAGGTTCGGATACGAGCGGCGGCGCCGGCATCCAGGCTGATCTTAAGACATTCCAGGAGCTTGGCGTTTACGGAATGACTGCGCTGACTACGATCGTGACGATGGACCCTAAAAATAACTGGAGCCACAACGTGTTCCCGATTTCTACAGATATTCTGGAAACACAGATCGAAACGATTATCTCGACAGGAATCGATGCAATGAAAACAGGCATGCTCGGTTCTGAAGAAGTGATCAAAATTGCCGCAAAGACTATTAAGGAAAACAGCCTGGATCACGTAGTCATCGATCCGGTTATGGTCTGCAAAGGCGAAGATGAGCCGATTCATCCTGAATTGAACGAAGCATTAAGAGATTTGCTTGTCCCGCTTGCAACAGTGGTCACACCAAACCTGTTTGAAGCATGGCAGCTGGCTAAAACCGGTCCGATCAAGACGGTTGAAGACATGAAGGAAGCAGCTGTTAAAATTCATGAACTTGGCGCTAAATATGTATTAATCAAGGGCGGCAGCAAGCTTCAGCACGAAAAAGCCGTCGACCTTCTATATGATGGACAAGAGTTCACTCTTTATGAGAGCGAACGCGTTGAAACGACTTACACTCATGGCGCCGGCTGCACCTACTCTTCTGCCATCACAGCAGAAATTGCAAAAGGCAAGCCTGTCAAAGAAGCCGTTCAAACAGCGAAGGACTTCATTACTGCGGCCATCAACCATGGCTTCCAATTAAATGAATATGTGGGCCCGACCATGCCGGGTGCATACCGCAAATATGGCGCAGGCCGTACTGAATCAGAATAA
- a CDS encoding N-acetylmuramoyl-L-alanine amidase, whose product MRFKKLSSVILTFSLTASLLAIPADFTPSVTSAASTENSIESHHLQKAFEKAAKEFEVPESVLLAVAYNQSRWEHHEGQSEVGGYGIMNLADLPADMSARGKHDDGIIAVSDSENSTLKTAANLLNEDPEILKKDPEQNIRGGAALLAEFARQTTGELPSDAADWYGAVVKYSGTDQEAIAKDFADQVFETIQQGAARKNLDGQRVVLNAKEITPNKTTAGTIPLRNTKYTNTDCPNGLDCTFIPAAYKQFSSSTSNYGNYDIANRPKDDLDIRYIIIHDIEGTAESAISHFQNPSYVSAHYVIDSETGKITQMVRPEDVPWHAGNWYFNMHSIGLEHEGYAAEGADWYSEQMYRSTAKLVRYLSDRFNIPLDRQHIIGHDEIPGLTTAKHKSMHWDPGAYWDWGHFFDLLGASINPSRGDKDSNIVTIRPNFNTNKPDFTYRGIKQEPESSSLIHLYSEPSFEAPLVSDPLLHPGGTSTKNINDWGNKAAIGQSFYKAGQEGDWTAIYYSGQTAWFYNPNNKNSVPGSGTLITPKEGLDSIPVYGAAYPDDAAYDEAGIAEWARGKAQVLYQMPAGQIYTATAPIQSDYYHAKYYNDPATNKVVKGNDEYYQIFYNHRLGFVKKSDVEVVN is encoded by the coding sequence TTGAGATTTAAAAAGCTATCATCCGTCATTTTAACGTTCTCCTTAACCGCAAGCCTTTTGGCTATCCCCGCTGACTTTACACCAAGCGTAACTTCCGCAGCCTCAACAGAAAACAGCATAGAATCGCACCACTTGCAAAAGGCATTTGAAAAAGCGGCGAAGGAATTTGAAGTACCTGAATCTGTCCTTCTCGCCGTCGCTTATAACCAGTCACGCTGGGAGCATCATGAAGGCCAAAGCGAGGTCGGAGGCTATGGCATTATGAACCTGGCAGATTTGCCAGCCGACATGAGCGCCAGGGGCAAGCATGACGACGGAATCATTGCGGTTTCGGATAGCGAGAATAGCACGCTTAAAACAGCCGCAAACCTTCTAAATGAAGATCCGGAAATCTTAAAAAAAGACCCTGAACAAAATATCCGGGGCGGTGCAGCTTTATTAGCAGAGTTTGCACGCCAAACGACAGGGGAACTTCCTTCCGATGCAGCAGATTGGTACGGTGCCGTCGTTAAATACAGCGGAACAGACCAGGAAGCCATTGCTAAGGACTTTGCAGATCAAGTCTTTGAGACCATTCAGCAAGGTGCTGCCAGAAAAAACCTTGATGGACAAAGAGTCGTATTAAACGCCAAGGAAATTACACCAAATAAGACTACAGCTGGCACTATCCCTCTTCGCAACACCAAATACACAAATACCGACTGTCCCAATGGCCTTGATTGCACTTTCATTCCTGCTGCTTATAAGCAATTTTCAAGCAGCACAAGTAATTACGGCAACTACGATATCGCCAATCGGCCAAAGGACGATTTAGATATTCGCTATATTATTATCCATGATATTGAGGGCACGGCAGAATCCGCCATCAGCCACTTCCAGAATCCATCCTACGTTAGTGCACACTATGTCATAGATTCAGAGACCGGAAAAATCACCCAGATGGTCCGTCCTGAAGATGTGCCATGGCATGCAGGAAACTGGTATTTTAATATGCATTCAATCGGATTGGAGCATGAAGGGTATGCTGCAGAAGGAGCAGACTGGTACAGTGAGCAAATGTACCGCTCTACTGCAAAGCTTGTAAGATACCTTTCAGACCGATTCAACATCCCTTTGGACAGACAGCACATTATCGGCCATGATGAGATACCTGGCTTAACAACAGCAAAACATAAGAGCATGCACTGGGATCCGGGCGCTTATTGGGATTGGGGACACTTTTTCGACCTTCTTGGAGCTTCCATTAATCCAAGCAGAGGAGACAAAGACAGTAATATCGTCACAATCCGCCCAAATTTCAATACAAATAAGCCAGACTTTACGTACAGAGGAATTAAACAGGAGCCTGAGTCTTCAAGCCTGATTCATTTATACAGCGAACCAAGCTTTGAGGCACCATTGGTCAGTGATCCCCTGCTTCATCCTGGCGGCACCAGCACAAAAAATATTAATGACTGGGGCAATAAAGCTGCGATTGGACAGAGTTTCTATAAAGCCGGTCAGGAAGGCGATTGGACAGCTATTTACTACAGCGGCCAAACAGCCTGGTTCTATAATCCGAACAATAAAAATAGCGTCCCAGGCAGCGGGACTCTCATCACGCCAAAAGAAGGGCTTGATTCCATTCCTGTATATGGTGCTGCCTATCCGGACGACGCAGCTTACGATGAGGCCGGAATTGCAGAATGGGCAAGAGGAAAAGCACAGGTTCTATACCAGATGCCGGCTGGCCAAATCTATACAGCAACAGCACCAATTCAGTCCGATTACTATCATGCAAAGTATTATAATGATCCGGCTACGAATAAGGTTGTAAAAGGAAATGATGAATACTATCAGATTTTTTACAACCATCGTTTAGGATTCGTGAAGAAAAGCGATGTAGAAGTTGTAAATTAA
- the mobA gene encoding molybdenum cofactor guanylyltransferase, with the protein MSTTGIILAGGHSSRMGENKALLKIQGKTVIERIADSLASYTSQMIVVANKQDEYRFLGLPIVSDKWIEKGPLAGIQAGLSASTTQKNLIVACDMPFISVDLGRILLEELNSRQAAVPEMEGRLHPLFAAYRKDAKEAAEHALRNNQLRIREFLNEIDTAILKDEELKKRGFLAEDAYFFNMNHPDEYQQALKMAAEEEGKLY; encoded by the coding sequence ATGAGTACAACAGGCATTATTTTGGCAGGAGGGCATTCGAGCCGTATGGGGGAGAATAAGGCTCTGCTAAAAATACAGGGAAAAACAGTGATTGAACGCATCGCCGATTCATTGGCTTCTTATACATCCCAGATGATCGTCGTTGCGAATAAACAGGATGAATACCGGTTTCTTGGGCTTCCGATAGTCAGTGACAAATGGATAGAAAAAGGTCCGCTTGCAGGAATTCAAGCAGGGCTGTCAGCGTCAACAACCCAAAAAAATCTGATTGTTGCCTGTGATATGCCCTTCATATCCGTGGATTTAGGGAGAATTCTGCTAGAAGAACTAAACAGCCGTCAGGCCGCTGTACCGGAAATGGAAGGCCGCCTTCATCCTCTGTTTGCTGCTTACCGAAAAGATGCTAAAGAAGCAGCTGAACATGCTTTAAGGAATAATCAATTAAGAATCCGTGAGTTTTTAAATGAAATAGACACTGCCATATTAAAGGATGAAGAACTGAAGAAGAGAGGTTTTCTCGCCGAGGATGCCTATTTTTTTAATATGAATCATCCGGATGAGTACCAGCAGGCTCTAAAAATGGCAGCTGAAGAGGAAGGAAAATTATATTAA